Below is a window of Pseudarthrobacter equi DNA.
GGCAGCCCCACGCCGTAGCGGCTATTCCGCGTCCTGGTCGGCAAGCAGCGAGTCGGTGGACCCGTCCGGCTGGCCGTCGAAGAACTGGGCGAGGACCGTCTTGAATACCGTTTCGCCGGGCGCGGCGCGGAGGAACAGGGTCATGGACGACTGCAGCTTGCGGGCGTCGATGCCACCCAGGATGTCCTCTGCGGAGCGCCCGGCGTGGTGGGTCAGTGCCTGCGCGGACTCAAGCAGGCGCGGGCCCAGCACGTCATGTTCCAGGTAGGCCCGCGCTTCCGCCAGGGAGGCAATGGCGTATTTGCGGGATGTTGCGCTCTGCCCCAGGCCTGCGATCTGGGGGAAGATGAACCACATCCAGTGGCCTGTCTTGTTCCCGAGCTGGAGCTCGGCCAGCGCCTGGTCATACGTTCCGCCGTTTTGGGCCGCAACGAAACGCTCGAGATTAAAGGGATCGTCCATAGTCATTCTCCTTTGTGGTGGGACAGTGTTGCTGCTGCCGCCCGCAGGTGGGCGTCCGGGTCGGCACCCCATCGGGCCAGCACGGTTTCAGCGCGTTGCCGGTTGCGGTGCTCCAGCCTCTCCAGGAGCGGCCGCAGAACGTCGGTGACGAGCGGATCGGCAAGTTCGGGTGCATGCGCGGAGCGGAGGAATCCCTCAACGCGGGTCAGATCCGAGTGCCGCAGCAGGGCCACCCGCGACTGGAGCAGCACCACCGCGGCCTGGCGGCGTTCGAAGACCGGCCGGGCGCCCGGTTTCGGCTGGCCCCACAGTTCCGAGGCAAGCCGGACCACGGCATCGTGGTCCAGCTCCTTGAACTTGCGGAGGGCGTCGCGGATGGTCCCGCGCACGGCGCCCACTGAGGAACCGTAGGAGCCGAGGGTGCCGCCAAACCTGCTGCCGACGTCGTCCGCGCGGTACCAGGCGCCCTCGTTCTGCAGCGTGCGGTCGATGAAACCGGCCGCCTCGGCGACGGCGTCCGGACCGGTGCTCACGAGCGCCCTGCGGCTGCGTGGTCGATGCAGTACGGCGTCCACGGCCGGGCCTCAAGCCTGCCTTCGGCGATGGGCCGGCCGCATACGGCGCAGCTGCCATACGTTCCGGCGGCGATCCGGGCCAGGGCCGCTTCCACCTGGTCCAGGCCGGCCGAGCTCTGGTTCAGCAGCGCCGAGGCCTGGGACAGCTCGAAGGCGATGGTGGCACCCTCGGGATCGTGTTCGTCATCC
It encodes the following:
- a CDS encoding DUF1810 domain-containing protein, whose translation is MDDPFNLERFVAAQNGGTYDQALAELQLGNKTGHWMWFIFPQIAGLGQSATSRKYAIASLAEARAYLEHDVLGPRLLESAQALTHHAGRSAEDILGGIDARKLQSSMTLFLRAAPGETVFKTVLAQFFDGQPDGSTDSLLADQDAE
- a CDS encoding DNA alkylation repair protein; translated protein: MSTGPDAVAEAAGFIDRTLQNEGAWYRADDVGSRFGGTLGSYGSSVGAVRGTIRDALRKFKELDHDAVVRLASELWGQPKPGARPVFERRQAAVVLLQSRVALLRHSDLTRVEGFLRSAHAPELADPLVTDVLRPLLERLEHRNRQRAETVLARWGADPDAHLRAAAATLSHHKGE
- a CDS encoding TraR/DksA family transcriptional regulator; translated protein: MADYERFRLLLEEERQLKLALLPALRADIAAANSARQGANVDDEHDPEGATIAFELSQASALLNQSSAGLDQVEAALARIAAGTYGSCAVCGRPIAEGRLEARPWTPYCIDHAAAGRS